One Paenibacillus crassostreae DNA segment encodes these proteins:
- a CDS encoding YuzB family protein: protein MRPLIEFCTNNMHFDTDVVMEKLESNPDYDVIEYGCLTNCGQCYLMPFAMVDGEIVTAESADELLEAIMAKIKEADAWDELDLD from the coding sequence ATGAGACCTCTTATAGAATTCTGTACGAATAATATGCATTTCGATACAGATGTAGTCATGGAAAAGCTGGAGTCTAACCCAGATTATGATGTTATTGAATATGGTTGTCTGACTAATTGTGGACAATGTTATTTGATGCCATTCGCTATGGTAGATGGTGAAATTGTAACAGCAGAAAGCGCAGATGAATTACTAGAAGCGATTATGGCAAAGATTAAGGAAGCTGACGCATGGGATGAACTTGATCTGGATTAA
- a CDS encoding SDR family oxidoreductase yields MNGRVALITGSAKGLGKRTALTLADQGCNIVLNYVHSSMEAEELRVIIEQKGVQCIAIQADISELQQIERLLDQVNNKFGGADIIINNAGPFIRERRNFVEYTQTEIISLMQGNLIGAMLLDHMIIPSMRKKRWGRIIHLGFGHAGEARAWPHRAVYAAAKTGLVSFTKTLAVEEAPYGITVNMVCPGDIRGINKEKSIAEVEGIEDLETPNGRPGSGEDIARVIQYLCQEDSDFITGNIMDITGGLDPIRPWV; encoded by the coding sequence TTGAATGGAAGAGTAGCCCTTATTACAGGAAGTGCGAAGGGACTAGGTAAAAGAACTGCATTAACCTTGGCGGATCAAGGCTGTAACATCGTGCTTAATTATGTTCATAGTTCTATGGAAGCAGAAGAATTGCGTGTGATCATAGAGCAGAAGGGTGTACAATGTATTGCTATTCAAGCTGATATTTCTGAGTTACAACAAATCGAGAGACTATTAGATCAAGTGAATAATAAATTCGGTGGTGCAGATATTATCATTAATAACGCTGGACCCTTTATCAGAGAACGACGTAACTTCGTTGAATATACGCAAACAGAAATCATATCGTTAATGCAAGGTAATTTAATTGGGGCAATGCTACTTGATCATATGATTATACCTTCCATGCGAAAGAAAAGATGGGGAAGAATTATTCATCTTGGTTTCGGGCATGCAGGCGAAGCTAGAGCTTGGCCACATCGAGCAGTATATGCAGCAGCGAAGACAGGATTGGTTTCCTTTACGAAAACATTAGCTGTGGAAGAGGCACCTTATGGAATTACAGTAAATATGGTTTGTCCTGGTGATATTAGAGGGATAAATAAGGAGAAATCGATTGCAGAAGTAGAAGGGATCGAGGATTTAGAGACACCAAATGGTAGGCCGGGTAGTGGTGAGGATATTGCACGGGTTATCCAATATTTATGTCAGGAAGATTCAGACTTCATAACAGGTAATATTATGGATATTACGGGTGGCTTAGATCCTATAAGACCTTGGGTATAG
- a CDS encoding NAD(P)/FAD-dependent oxidoreductase: MRKLVILGGGYGGLAIIQGLLDHQLPEDIELILLDRMPFQGLKTEFYALAAGTVADLDLRVSFPKHPQLTIKYGEVTSIDLEGKKVHLALAEEITYDYLVIALGCTDRYHGVEGADQFTNSIQSFTNTRRTYQRLNDLIPYSQVNIIGGGLSGVELAAELRESRPDLNISILDRHSRVLSTFPSKLSIYVEHWFKAHDVDTRPHVSVARIEDGAIYNGSEIIQSDATIWTAGIQPVLIVQDLQVAKDAGGRIILNSYSQIAEHPEVYVIGDCASLPFAPSAQAAGAQAEQVAAVIHALWRGETPKLHAIHLKGTLGALGKKAGFGLMGKSSVMGRVPRLLKSGVLWMSKRNLG, encoded by the coding sequence ATGAGGAAATTGGTTATTCTAGGCGGAGGATATGGCGGTCTAGCGATCATTCAAGGTCTTTTAGATCATCAGTTACCCGAAGATATAGAATTGATATTGCTGGATCGAATGCCCTTTCAAGGACTGAAAACAGAATTTTATGCCTTAGCAGCAGGTACCGTAGCAGATCTTGACCTTAGGGTTTCCTTTCCCAAGCATCCACAACTAACTATTAAATATGGTGAAGTGACATCCATAGATTTAGAAGGTAAGAAAGTGCATCTAGCGCTTGCTGAGGAAATTACATATGATTATCTCGTCATCGCACTTGGATGTACCGATCGATATCATGGGGTTGAAGGTGCAGATCAATTTACAAATAGTATCCAATCCTTTACAAATACGCGCAGAACATATCAACGACTTAACGATTTAATACCATATAGTCAAGTAAATATTATTGGTGGCGGTCTCAGCGGTGTGGAGTTGGCAGCAGAACTTAGAGAGAGTCGGCCTGATCTAAATATTTCTATTCTTGATCGTCACAGTCGTGTTCTATCAACCTTCCCGTCCAAATTGTCCATCTACGTGGAACATTGGTTTAAAGCCCATGATGTCGATACTCGTCCTCATGTGTCGGTTGCAAGGATAGAAGACGGGGCCATTTACAATGGTTCTGAAATCATACAGAGTGATGCTACCATATGGACTGCAGGCATACAGCCTGTCCTCATCGTCCAGGATCTTCAAGTTGCCAAAGATGCTGGTGGTCGCATCATTCTGAATTCTTATTCACAAATCGCAGAACATCCTGAAGTATATGTTATAGGGGATTGTGCAAGCCTACCATTTGCACCCAGTGCACAAGCTGCTGGTGCACAAGCAGAGCAAGTTGCAGCCGTAATTCATGCTCTATGGCGCGGCGAGACTCCAAAATTACATGCTATTCATTTAAAAGGCACCCTTGGTGCTCTTGGTAAAAAGGCAGGATTTGGACTCATGGGTAAATCATCTGTGATGGGACGCGTTCCTCGATTACTTAAAAGTGGTGTTCTTTGGATGTCTAAACGAAATCTGGGTTAA
- a CDS encoding NifU family protein gives MSENAQGTMYDEVLDVLDKLRPFLQRDGGDVELVDVEDGIVKLRLMGACGSCPSSTITLKAGIERALLEEVDGIQDVIQVF, from the coding sequence ATGAGTGAAAACGCACAAGGCACCATGTATGATGAAGTATTAGATGTATTAGATAAACTTCGTCCATTTCTTCAACGTGATGGCGGTGACGTAGAATTGGTCGACGTAGAAGATGGCATTGTTAAGCTAAGATTAATGGGTGCATGCGGCAGTTGCCCAAGCTCCACCATTACCTTAAAAGCTGGTATTGAACGTGCTCTCCTTGAAGAGGTTGATGGCATTCAAGACGTTATTCAAGTATTCTAA